A region of the Aggregicoccus sp. 17bor-14 genome:
TGGGGCGCGAGCGCCTCGGCGTACTCGGCGGCGGAGGCGAAGCGGTCCTCCACGCGCTCGGCGAAGCCGCGCGCCACCACGGCCTCCAGCGCCTCGGGGAGCTCGGGGCGCAGCGCGCGCAGCGGGCGGTAGCTGCGGCTGCGGATCGCCTGGAACACGGCCTCCGGCGTGGGGCCGGTGAAGGGGCGCTCGAGCGTGAGCAGCTCGTAGAGCACCACCGTGGCGGCCCACAGATCCAGCGGCGCCGAGACCTCGCCCTCCAGCGCCTCGGGCGAGAGGTAGTAGGGCTTGCCCAGCGTCTCCGCGCCCGAGTGCGCGCCGCCCACGCGCACGCGCGCCACGCCGAAGTCCCCCAGCTTCACCTCGCCGAGCCGCGAGATGAACACGTTGGAGGGGGACACGTCGCAGTGCACGATGCCCAGCGGCTGCCCGGCCGAGCCGCGCGCCCCGTGCGCGAAGGAGAGCGCCCCCAGCAGCACCTTCGCCAGGTACACGCCAAAGTCCACCGGCAGCGGGATGCCGCGCGACTTGCAGCGGCGCAGCACCTGGGCGAGGTCGCGCCCGTCCACCAGCTCCATCACGATGAAGTACTGGCCCGCGAGCGCGCCCACCTCGAGCACCCGCACGATGTTCGGGTGCGCGAGCGCCTGGGTGAGGTCCGCCTCGCTGAGGAAGCGCACCACGGTGTCCGCGTCTCCGGTGAGCGCGGGGTGCAGGCGCTTGAGCGCCACGGTCCAGCCCTCGCGGGGGCCGGAGAGCACGCGCGCGCGGAACACCTCGGCCATGCCCCCGCGGCCGAGCGCCGAGAGCAGCTCGTAGTTGCCGAAGAGCCGAAGGCTCTGGCGCGAGGGCGGCGGCGCGGTCACGGCCTCGCGCGCCCTCGCCGCGCCTCGGCGCGCTGCTGCTCGTCCGCGCGCTTCACCAGCGCCTTGAACTCCGGATCGTTGCCCAGCAGGCGGTTCAGGTCCGCGTCCTGGCGCATCTCGTCCGGCAGGGCGAAGCCCAGCTCCACCGCGCGCCCCAGGTCGCGCAGGGCGCTCGCGCGATCCTTGAGCCGGCTGTGCGCGCAGGCGAGGTTGAAGAAGGTGGTGGGCTCGCGGGGGTTGAGCTCCGCGGAGTGCTCGTAGGCCGCGAGCGCCGCGGGCACGCGGCCGCGGAAGAACTCCGCCACCCCGAGCAGCTGGTAGGCCGCCCAGTTGCGCTCGTCGTAGGAGATGCCGACCTGCAGCTGCTGCGCGGCGCCCACGTAGTCGCGCGCGGCGAGCAGGCGCTGGCCCTTCTCGAAGGCGGCCTTCGCAGCCTCGGGGTTGCTCGTCCCGCGCACGGGCTCCGCCGCGCTCGCGCTGCCCGGCCGGGCGCCGGGGCCCGCGGCCACCAGCACCAGCGCGCCGCCCTCCCCGAGCGCCGCCGAGCGGCACCCGGGCTCCAGCCGCACGTGGCCCGAGAGCGTGTGATCCGCAGGGTTGTAGAAGGCGAGCAGCGGGTAGCTGCGCTCCGGCGCGCACGCCGCGCCCGTCTGGCACAGGAGCACCGAGCCCACCAGCACCTGGCCCTGGAATTGGCCCTCCAGCACCCGGCGTTTCTCCTCGAAACCGCAGGCGCCTCCGCCCGCGGCGTGGCCGCTCACCCGGTCTCCCTCGCGGCTCAGGAGCAGGGGGCCGAGCGGGTCCGCCCGGTACAGGCCCTCGGGCGCGGGGGAGCCGGGCACGGGCGCCGCCGAGCCCACGGGCGCAGCGCCCAGGACGAGCAGTGCGAGCAACGGGAGGCAGGGGAGGCGCATCGGAAAGGGCTGCACCGGCGGCGAGATGTGCAAACTATCCGACAGCATAGAGGTGCCTCCTCCCCCTGTAAACGCACGCACGACGCCTTGACCGGCGGCAGAGGCGTCCTTATCATTTCAGCAGGCAGCTTGACGTTTTGCCTGTGACTTCAGGAGTTTAGAGTAGAACGGGTTGTTAAAAGGCTGTCCCCTGCGGGGCGCGTGATGCCCAGCAGAAATTCGAACCGATACGTCCACTACGGGGTCCGTTTCGGGTTCCATGTGCAAGCCCTCCCCCTCACGGGGAGAGGGAAGCCTACGGAGCCATTCTCGGGTCCCACCTGGTTTCTACTGGGTTCAATGGACGCTTGGCACACGGCCATACGGCGGGGGACTTTTTCTTCGGAGCGGCAAGGGCGTGAGCGAGACGGCGGTGGATCAGGGGGCGGCCCGGAAGGTGACGTTGCGCGAGGAGCTGACCGCGCGGCGCAAGGCGATGACGCCAGACGTCATCGACGGGCGAGGGTTGAAGGTTCAGTCTCGTTTTTTGGCGTCACCGTACTACCAGAAGGCCCGGACCGTGGCGCTCTACGCGCCCATCCGGGGTGAAGTGCCCACGCGGGACATCCTGATCGCGGCGCTCGCCGACGAGAAGGTGGTCTGCTACCCGCTCTCGCACGTCCACGGCCGCATCCTCTCGTTCCGGGCGATCACGTCCGAGAGCGAGCTGGAGCCGGGCCGCCTGGGCGTGCGCGAGCCCAACAGCGCGAGCGAGCTGGTGCCGGTGGACCAGATCGATCTCTTCGTGGTGCCGGGGCTCGGCTTCACGCGCGACGGCAAGCGCCTGGGGCGCGGGGGCGGCTACTACGACGCCACCCTGCGCGCCGCGAGCGCCCGCAGCCGGCGCGTGGGCCTGGCCTTCTCGGACCAGGTAGTCAACGTGCTGCCCACCAACCAGGATGACGTGGACATGGACCTGGTGGTGACCGAGTCTGAGTCCCTTCGCGGGCTGTGCCGCGACTGGGAGTTCGGCGACGCGTGAAAGTCCTCTTCATGGGCGATGTGGTGGGCAAGCCGGGTCTGACGGCGGTGCGCACCCTGTTGCCCAAGCTCATCGGCCGGCACTCCATCGATCTGGTCATCGCGAACGCGGAGAACAGCGAGGGGGGTGCCGGCATCTCCGGCGAGACGGCGGAGCACCTGCTGCAGAGTGAGGTGAACCTCCTCACCAGCGGCAACCACTTCTGGACCAAGAAGCAGATCCTGCCCTGGATCCAGGAGAACCCGGACCTGCTCCTGCGCCCCGCGAACTACCCCAAGGGCGCGCCGGGCAAGGGCCACACCGTCATCCAGACGCCGGGAGGCCGCAAGCTCGGGGTGATCAACCTCGAGGGGCGCGTCTTCATGAAGCCCCTGGACAACCCCTTCCCGCTCGCGCTGCAGCTCGTCGAGGAGCTCAAGAAGCAGACGAACTGCATCCTCGTGGACATGCACTGCGAGGCCACGAGCGAGAAGAATGCGATGGGCGCGCACCTCGACGGCAAGGTGAGCGCGGTGGTGGGCACCCACACCCACGTGCAGACGGCGGACGAGCGCATCCTCCCGGGCGGCACCGCCTTCATCACGGACGTGGGCATGTGCGGCCCGCTCGACTCGGTGATCGGCGTACGCAAGGAGCTCTCCGTGGAGCGCTTCGTCACGCTGCGCCACACCCCGTACGAGGTGGCCAAGAACCTGGTCTACCTGCAGGGCGTGGTCATCGACATCGACGACGCCAGCGGCCGCGCGCGCAGCATCGAGCGGGTGCGCGAGCACCTGCCGGGCACCTAGACGCGCTCGGCCAGTGCGCTAAAACGCGCCCATGGCTTCAGACGCGCTGCGCAGAGCGACCCCCGAGGAGCAGTTCCAGGAAGTGACCCGCGGCACGGTGGACCTGCAGGTCGCCGAGGAGCTGCAGAAGAAGCTCAAGCGCTCCTACGACTCAGGCAAGCCGCTGGTCATCAAGGCGGGCTTCGATCCGACGCGGCCCGACCTGCACCTGGGGCACTCGCTGCTGCTCACGCGCATGCGGCGCTTCCAGGAGTTCGGCCACACGGTGGTGTTCCTGATCGGCGACTTCACCGGGCTCATCGGTGACCCCACCGGCAAGAACGCGACCCGCCCTCCCCTCACCCGCGACGAGGTGGCGGCGAACGCGGAGACCTACAAGAAGCAGGTCTTCAAGGTGCTCGACCCGGCGGTGACGCAGGTGCGCTTCAACTCCGAGTGGCTCGACAAGCTCGGCACCGAGGGCACCATCCGCCTCGCCGCGCGCTACTCGGTGGCGCGCATGCTCGAGCGCGACGACTTCAAGAAGCGCTTCCGCGACGGGCGCACCATCGCGATCCACGAGTTCCTCTACCCGCTGCTGCAGGGCTACGACTCGGTGGCGCTCAAGGCGGACGTGGAGCTGGGCGGAACGGATCAGCTCTTCAACCTGCTCGTGGGCAGGACGCTGATGAAGGAGAGCGAGATGGAGCCGCAGATCGTCATGACCGGGCCCATCCTCGAGGGCCTCGACGCGAAGGCGGTCGACGGGAAGATCGAGGGGAACAAGATGTCCAAGAGCCTCGACAACTACGTGGGCGTCGACGAGCCGGCCGAGCAGATCTTCGGCAAGCTGATGAGCATCACGGACGACCTGATGTGGCGCTACTACGAGCTGCTGTCGGGCCGCTCGCTCGCAGAGGTGCAGCAGCTCAAGAGCGACGTGGCGAGCGGCAAGGCGCACCCCAAGGCCGCGAAGGTGGCCTTCGCGCAGGAGATCGCGAGCCGCTTCCAGGGCGCCGAGGCGGGCCGTAAGGCGGCCGAGGACTTCGAGAAGCGCTTCGCGGAGAAGAAGCTCGTGGTCGAGGACCTGCCGCTGGTGGAGGTGCCGCTCGCGGGCGCTGCGGCCATGGGCGTGGCGAAGGTCGCGACCGAGGCCAAGCTCACGGCGAGCGTCACCGAGGCGCGCAAGCTGATGGCCCAGGGCGGCGTGCGGGTGAACGGAGAGAAGGTCTCCGACCCGAAGGCGGAGCTGGGCCCCGGCGAGTACCTGGTGCAGGTGGGAAAGCTCAAGGCCGCCCGCGTCCGCATCGCGTAGTCGGCGTCGAGGGTGCCGGGCTCGCCACCGTGAGCCCGTGCGCACGCTACAGTGCGCCGCGATGCGCACCCTCGCTCTCGTCATGCTGCTGCCCCTGCTCGCCCTCGCGCAGGGGTCCACCTACCGCGCCTCCGCTGCTGGCACGGCCGTCACCGAGCCCGGCTCGAAGCGCGAGGCCTTCGCGGTAGCGCCCGGCCACACGTACCCACTGCTCAAGCGCGGCGGCCCCGGCGGCGCCTGGTGCAAGCTGCAGGGGCCCGGGGGAAGCGCAGGCTGGGTGTTGTGCGCCAGTGCTGCCACGTCGGCGGCCCCGCCCGCGGACGAGGCTCGCTCGAGCCCGTCAGCAGCCTCGTCACCGCAGCAGGCGCCTCCCGCGCGCGCGCCGACGGCAGGAGCGCCCCCGTCGGCCTCCGCGCCTCGTGCCGTGACAACGGTTGGCAACGCCCACGGCTGTGCCACCTCCTGCAGCCGGCACCTGTTCTCGCAGCCTCCTGCGCTCTCGGCGGCGGACCGGGAGATTCTGGGCCTGTGCCCCGCCCGGCCGGACGCCTCGGTCAGCGCCGAGGACGCGCGCCGCTTCTTCGCCGCCCACTACGACGACCCGCGCCTGCAGCGCGCCCTCTCCGCCGCGGGCCGCCCGGGTAACCGCGAGGCGAACGTGCAGTGGCTCACCTCGCTCTGGGTGGGCACTGGCCCGCGCAACGCGTTCACGCACGTGTTCTGCGGGGACGACTGGGGCCGCGAGCAGATCGGCGGGCTGCACTACCTGCCCCGCTACGCGCAGCTCGAGTCCGAGGGGAAGCTGTGCTTCGACGGTCCGGTGAGGGGCGGCGCACCGGTGCAGCGCGGCAGCTACCTCATCCGCTTCCACGCCGTGGCGCCGTGGTCCTGCGCGACGAAGCCGGTCGGCGGTTTTCCGCAGCAGTCGGATCCCGTACAGGTGGTGGCCATCGGGACGCGCGCCTTCGTGCGCTGCTGCGACCGAAGTGGACGCGAGGGCGGCGTGTACAGCGCGCCGGACCTCGGCGGCGGGGCGTGGCAGGTGTTCTGCGGAACGCGCAACGGGACCTACGGGATCGCGACGCTGTACCCCACGGACGCGCGGGCGACGTGCGGGGAGTGACGCAGCTTCGCCCCGCACCCTCACCCCGACCCTCTCCCAGGCGGAGAGGGAGGACGCTGCCTACGCGTGGACGGGGATGAGGACGCCCACGTACTCGGCCTCGGCGCGCTGCCGCTCGATGGGCGCCGAGGTCTTGTCGAAGGCGCCCAGCTCCCAGAGCTCCCCGCAGGTGGGGCACCAGTAGAGCGTGGCCATCGTCTCGGGGTGCGCGGCCAGCTCGCGCACGTGGCTCATCCGGATGCCCGCGAGTCCCTCGGCCTCCCGCTCCTCCGGCTTCACCTCGCAGCCCTCGCACGCCATGACGCACCTCCTCGGGACGCAGCGCGCTCGCCCGCGTGCCCGTCCCGGGAGGGTAAGCATCCTCAGGGGCGCGTGCCGACGCCCAGCGTGGCACCCGCCGAGTAGGCGTTGAACTCCGGCGCGTACATGGACTGCACCGTGGCGGGGCCCACCTTGAAGGTGCCCGCCATGTTCGCCCGCAGCCGGTACTTGAAGGTGTACTCGCCGGCCGGAAGCCACTCGAAGAAGAAGTTCGTCCCCGAGTCGCGCGTCTCCTCGTACCAGACGATGCCCAGGTCCCACTTGTGGCGGGACACCGCAGTCTCAGGCTCGAGGCCCGCGGCGCGCGGGTCGCGCAGGTGCACGTACTCGGCGGCGTGCTTCGCGCGCAGCGACAGCTGCACCTCCACCTCGTCTCCAGGCTCGAGCCGGGCCCCCTCCTCGAGCGGACGCAGCACGGCCTCCGTGCCCGAGCGCTCGCGCTTGAAGTAGCGGCGCGTCACCTGGAAGAAGTCGCCGCGCGCCTCCTCCGGCAGGCGCTCGGTGCTGAAGCTCCAGGTGGCCGAGGCGAAGGCGAGCCCCTTCGTCCCCTTCTCCACCACCACCCGGCTGTCCATGCCGGGCTTCAGCCGCTCGGCGGGCACCACCACCTGGTTCTTCTTGCCGGTGTACTGGTCCGGCTCGAAGACGAACTGGGTCGTCTGGCCGGCCACGCTCACGCGCGCCTCCTCGCGGATGCCGAGCGCCCCCTCCTTCTCGAGGTACTTCACCAGCGCGTAGATGACCTCGGCGGTGGCGCGGGTGCTCTTCCAGTGGTTGAGCTTCTTGTCGAGCAGGAGCCACTGCACGAGCCCGTCGCGGCGCGGGTCCTTCGGACGCAGCTCGCTCAGCGTCTGCAGCGCGATGGCGTGCGTCTCGGTGGTGTCGTTGTACCAGAGCCAGCCGCGGTCCTCGGGCGCCCAGAAGGTCCCCAGCTCCTCGGTGGTCTTCGCCGAGTCCATCACGCTGTCCCAGACGAGCTGCGCGTCCTTCGTGCGGCCCGCGCGGTGGAGCGTGAGCGCGAGGTAGCCCTTGAGGTAGGGCGAGTGCTGCTTCCAGTGCTTGAAGCTGAAGGCGAGCATCTGCTCGCGCTCCTTCGCCGTGAGCGCATCGCCCGTGTAGGACGGGTCCGGGTAGGTCGAGGCCACGTAGTTGAGGAAGGTGACGAACTCCCAACCCGTGTCCTGCTTCGCGAGCTTGCCGGCGTACTGCTCGCGGTAGTGGCGCGCGAGGTAGGCCCAGGCGCGCTGGGTGACGTCGCGGGGCACCTGCACGCCGTGCTCCGCGGCGCGCGCGAGCCCGTGCACGATGTAGAGCGTCATGTACGGGGACGGAGGCCCGCCCGCCCACCACGGGAAGCCGCCGCTGGAGGTCTGGGCCTTCTGCAGCTTCGCGAGCGCGCTGTCGCGCTCGGCCTTCGCGACGCGCGGGTCCAGCACCTTCACCAGAGGCGCGCCCGGGTCACGGCCGCCCTGCGCCTCCTGCAGCCACGGCGTCTCCTCGAGCGCCATCTTGCGGTTCGGGTCCGCGGCGTCCCAGGTCTCGAGGCGCGTGTCGCGCGTGCTCAGCTCCTTCGCCATCCGCGCCACGGCCGGGTAGTGGTCGAAGAGGCTGGTGACGATGCCGGTGGAGACGAAGCGGTTGAGGGTCTGCTCCGTGCACTCGTACGGGTAGTTCACGAGGTAGGGCAGCGCCTGCAACACCGAGTAGAAGAGCTGCGCGTCCACCGTCACCACGAGCTGCTCGTCGATGCGGGTGGGATCATCCGTGCGCTCGAGATCCGCGAAGCGCATCTCCTTGCGGTCCGCGTTGCGCAGGGTGACGAAGCGGCTCTGCTGCAGGTGCATGCGCCCGGGCAGCACCGGCAGCGGGCGGAGCTCTCCGTCGCTGAAGGCGCCCGCGGTGGCCGTCACCTTGAAGGCCACCGTGCCCACCCGGCGCGGCGCGGTGAGCGGGAAGCGCAGGGACGTCCCCTTCCCCGCCGCGACGGTGAAGGGCTGCGTGAGGGCGCGCAGGCCGAAGTCCTGCGCGACGCTCACGTTGCGCTCCGGGTCCAGCACCTCCAGCTGCAGCGTGCCGCTCATGGCGCTGCTGCCCGCGTTGTTGACGACCACCTCGAGCACCGCCTGGTCTCCCTCGCGCAGGAAGCGAGGGAGGTAGGGGCGCACCATCAGCTCCTTCACGCTCTGCGCCTTGCGATTGACGGAGCCCCCCTGGAAGTCACGCGTGAGCGCGTGCACCCAGACACTCCAGGCCGTGACCGAGTCCGGCACCGTGAACTCGAGCGTGGCCGAGCCGTCCTTGTCGGTGAGCAGCTGCGGCACCCAGAACGCCGTCTCCGCGAAGTTGCTGCGCAGCTCGGGCGCCGGAGCGGGCGCGAGGGCCTCCTGCACCGACGCCTGCTTCAGCTGGGACTTGTCCTCCATCGCGTTCTCTGCGGACGTGGAGCGCGCGACCTTCGCCGGTGACGGCGGTGGAGGGGGCGGTGCGCCGGCCATCATCGGTTCCGCCATGACCCTCCCGTAGGCGCGACGTCCCGGGCCCCCGATGCCGTAGTTCTCGAAGAAGCGCAGGGTGTCTCCCTCGGGCATCGACCAGCCCTCGGGCGAGGACTCCGGCCCCCGGATCCACATCGCATTGGCCTGGCCCAGGGACACGCGCGTGTCCGAGCCCTGGCCGCGCTGCGGGTAGTACGCGAGCGGCGACGGCGGCGAGTGCTGGGCGAAGAGGTCCAGCGACTGATCGTACATGTACGCGAGCAGCTCGGCCGCGCCGGCGCCCACCTTCGCGCCGTCGGGCCCGCGCACCGTCACCCGCCAGGTCTCCTTGCTCCCCGGGCGCAGCTTGTCGCGGAAGGTGGCGAACTCCACCTTCAGCTCCTTGTCGTCGTAGGGCACGAGCACCGTCTCGCTGAAGCGCATCGCCTGGTAGTCACGCACGGCGGTGACGCTCACGGTGAAGCCGCCGCGCAGGGCCTCGGTGACGGGCAGCTCCACCAGGGGCTGGCCCGCCTTGCCGAGCACGGTGCGCCGCTCCACGACGCGCCCTGCCTGCATCACCTCGAGGAACAGGGGCTGTCCCTCGAAGCCCGAGAGCGCGAGCACGCGGGCGCGATCTCCGACCTTCAGAGCGGTGCGCTCGAGCTGCATCAGCGCGGGGAGCCCCACGCCCGCGTCCTTGCCCGCGACGAGGTACTCGCGGCTCACCGTGAAGCGCGCGCCGAAGGCATCCTTCGTCTCGTAGGTGAGCCGGTACGCGCCGCTCGGCAGCGTGGGCAGCTCCAGCGTGGCAACGCCCTGCGCGTCGTGCGTCACGTCTCCGTGCGCGAGCTCCTTCCCGGCCGCCCAGCGGCGCAGCGTGGCGATCGGATCGTAGTCCGTCGTCCAGCGCGGGCGCAGCGAGTCCCCAGGCGTCGTCGCGCGCGGCTCACCGCCCGGGACCACCGGGGGAGGCTCGACGGGCTCCTCCGCAGGGAGCAGCGGCGTCGCAGGTGCCGTGAGTCGAGAGAGGGTCCAGTGCCCCGCGCCCGGGCGCGGAGAGCCATCCAGGTCCGAGCGCAGGAGGCGCAGCTGCCCGCGCTCTCCCTCGCGAAGGAAGGCCACGTCGCTGTCCACGCGCGCCTCCACCGCCACGAAGCCGAGGCGGAAGATGCGCTCGGCGGAGCGCGTCTCGCCGCCCTCGTCGGTCACGTCCGCATCCAGGCGGTAACGGTAGGTGACGTCCTTCGCGCTTGCCTGGCGCACGTCCGCCTCGGGCGTGAAGTCCACCGGGAAGGAGCCGTCCGCCCCGAGCGAGGCGCTGCCCGTGGCGACCACCTCCCCCGTCCCGCCGACCTTGTCCGAGCGGTAGTAACCCCACCACGGCAGCACCGGCACGCGCGTGACGCGCCAGCGCACCGCGCCGCTCGCCACGGGCAGCCCGAAGTAGTAGCGGGCCTCGCCGCGGAAGTGCGCGATGCGGTTGAGGCGCAGCGGCTCGGTGGGCGCGGCGAGCGTCACCTCGAAGGTGGGCCGCTTGTACTCCTCCACGCGCACGGGCGCGGCGCCGCCCACGCTGGTCTGCACGCGCCAGGCCCCCAGCAGACGCCCCGTGGGCACGGTGAACTCACCTGCCGCCGAGCCGAAGGCATTGGTGGTGACCGTGCGCGTCTCCACCGTCTGGTTGTTCGGGTCCATCAGCGACACGGTGAGCGTGCGCTGCGCCACGGTGCGGTAGCGCGCCTGGTCGCCGCGGCCCTCGAAGAGCACCGCCTTCCAGAGCACCCGCTGCTGGGGCCGGTACACGCTGCGGTCGGTGAACACGAGCGCCTGGGTCGTGGTGCCTGGGAGGCCCCGCTCGTAGAGGGTGTACGTGCCGGGATCCAGCTCGGCCTCGCGCCCGCGCCCCGCGACGAGGAAGAGGCCGCGGTTTCGCAGCGAGGCATCCGCGAGGAAGGTGAGCTCGCCCTGCGCATCGCTCTTCTGCGACTGTGCCTCGTGGTGGTGGCGCTGGTAGTCCGCAACCACCAGGCGCACCTCCACGCCGGGAGCGGGCTTGCCCGTCTCGCCCTCGAGCACCCGCACCGCGATGCGCTCGCCCTGCTCCTCGTGGCTCACCAGCACCCAGCGGCCCACGGTGAAGAAGCTCCCCAGGACCGGGTTCTGCGCTGCGCGGAAGTCCTCGCGGGCGGAGGCCACCAGCAGGTACATGCCGGGCCCGAGCTTCGGAGGGACGACGAAGGTGCGGTGCGAGCGCAGGTCCGGCGTGCTGGGCAGCGCCTGGCGCCACTGCGCCGCAGGGGCGCTCGCGGCCATCAACCGCTGCAGGTCCTCACCGTAGGGCAGCAGGTTGTAGTCGTCCGCCTGGCGCAGCCGCGCCTCAAGGTCGAAGGCGTAGGTGCGGAAGAAGACCGCCGGGAGGTTGCGGTGCGTGACCTCCACCGAGCGCTTGCCCTGGCCGTCCACCACCATGGTGGAGAGGGAGAAGTCCGGGGCCTCGAGCTCTCGCACCAGCGCGGCGCAGCGCTTCGCACCCTCGCTCTTCGGGAAGGCCGCGAGCCCCTCGCGCGCGTGGGCCCGCGCCCTCACGGGCTGGTCCGCCTCGCGCTCCTGCTGGGCGAGCTGTCCCAGTCCCATCGCGCTCCAGGGCAGCGCCTTGTCCTTCAGGAGCCGCGCCTCGAGGTGGCGGCGCAGGCCGGCGCGGTCGTCCTGCTCGGTGAGGCTGTCGTGCAGGCGCGCCTCGCGGGTGAGCGCAGCCTCCAGCGCCGCCTCCTTGCGCCCGGCACCGGCGTGCCACGCCTCGAGGTCACCCAGCAGCGAGGCGAGCTTGAGCAGCGGGTGTACCGCCGGGTCCACGAGGTCCACCTGCGGCGTGCCCTCGAGCAGCGCGGGCAGGGACAGCCGGTGCACGCCGCTCGCGTGCTCGGGGCGCCAGGCGGAGCTGTCGGCGAGCTGCGCCACCCAGAGGTACGTCACGGCATCGCGCAGCGTGCCGCGGATGCCGGGCGGATAGGTGTTGGGCCGCACGTAGCGCTCGAGCACCGTCACGGGCTCGGTGCCCAGCGCCTCGCGCCCCTTCCACACCTCGAAGAAGGCGCGCTGCGCTTCGGTGTCCAGCTGCTCGCGCGTCCAGGACTTCAGGTCCACCGGCCCGCTCGAGGCCACGCGCTCGCGCTGCTGGATCTCCCAGCCGTACGCCTGCGCGTACTGCACGAGGCTCGAGGCGTAGAAGAGCTGCAGGGCGGCGCGGTGCACGGCGCCCTTGGGCCAGG
Encoded here:
- a CDS encoding serine/threonine-protein kinase, whose product is MTAPPPSRQSLRLFGNYELLSALGRGGMAEVFRARVLSGPREGWTVALKRLHPALTGDADTVVRFLSEADLTQALAHPNIVRVLEVGALAGQYFIVMELVDGRDLAQVLRRCKSRGIPLPVDFGVYLAKVLLGALSFAHGARGSAGQPLGIVHCDVSPSNVFISRLGEVKLGDFGVARVRVGGAHSGAETLGKPYYLSPEALEGEVSAPLDLWAATVVLYELLTLERPFTGPTPEAVFQAIRSRSYRPLRALRPELPEALEAVVARGFAERVEDRFASAAEYAEALAPHYDERVGTPLAIAALVRGLFGASDEG
- a CDS encoding M48 family metallopeptidase — translated: MRLPCLPLLALLVLGAAPVGSAAPVPGSPAPEGLYRADPLGPLLLSREGDRVSGHAAGGGACGFEEKRRVLEGQFQGQVLVGSVLLCQTGAACAPERSYPLLAFYNPADHTLSGHVRLEPGCRSAALGEGGALVLVAAGPGARPGSASAAEPVRGTSNPEAAKAAFEKGQRLLAARDYVGAAQQLQVGISYDERNWAAYQLLGVAEFFRGRVPAALAAYEHSAELNPREPTTFFNLACAHSRLKDRASALRDLGRAVELGFALPDEMRQDADLNRLLGNDPEFKALVKRADEQQRAEARRGRARP
- a CDS encoding 5-formyltetrahydrofolate cyclo-ligase, whose protein sequence is MSETAVDQGAARKVTLREELTARRKAMTPDVIDGRGLKVQSRFLASPYYQKARTVALYAPIRGEVPTRDILIAALADEKVVCYPLSHVHGRILSFRAITSESELEPGRLGVREPNSASELVPVDQIDLFVVPGLGFTRDGKRLGRGGGYYDATLRAASARSRRVGLAFSDQVVNVLPTNQDDVDMDLVVTESESLRGLCRDWEFGDA
- a CDS encoding TIGR00282 family metallophosphoesterase — its product is MKVLFMGDVVGKPGLTAVRTLLPKLIGRHSIDLVIANAENSEGGAGISGETAEHLLQSEVNLLTSGNHFWTKKQILPWIQENPDLLLRPANYPKGAPGKGHTVIQTPGGRKLGVINLEGRVFMKPLDNPFPLALQLVEELKKQTNCILVDMHCEATSEKNAMGAHLDGKVSAVVGTHTHVQTADERILPGGTAFITDVGMCGPLDSVIGVRKELSVERFVTLRHTPYEVAKNLVYLQGVVIDIDDASGRARSIERVREHLPGT
- the tyrS gene encoding tyrosine--tRNA ligase gives rise to the protein MASDALRRATPEEQFQEVTRGTVDLQVAEELQKKLKRSYDSGKPLVIKAGFDPTRPDLHLGHSLLLTRMRRFQEFGHTVVFLIGDFTGLIGDPTGKNATRPPLTRDEVAANAETYKKQVFKVLDPAVTQVRFNSEWLDKLGTEGTIRLAARYSVARMLERDDFKKRFRDGRTIAIHEFLYPLLQGYDSVALKADVELGGTDQLFNLLVGRTLMKESEMEPQIVMTGPILEGLDAKAVDGKIEGNKMSKSLDNYVGVDEPAEQIFGKLMSITDDLMWRYYELLSGRSLAEVQQLKSDVASGKAHPKAAKVAFAQEIASRFQGAEAGRKAAEDFEKRFAEKKLVVEDLPLVEVPLAGAAAMGVAKVATEAKLTASVTEARKLMAQGGVRVNGEKVSDPKAELGPGEYLVQVGKLKAARVRIA
- a CDS encoding EndoU domain-containing protein yields the protein MRTLALVMLLPLLALAQGSTYRASAAGTAVTEPGSKREAFAVAPGHTYPLLKRGGPGGAWCKLQGPGGSAGWVLCASAATSAAPPADEARSSPSAASSPQQAPPARAPTAGAPPSASAPRAVTTVGNAHGCATSCSRHLFSQPPALSAADREILGLCPARPDASVSAEDARRFFAAHYDDPRLQRALSAAGRPGNREANVQWLTSLWVGTGPRNAFTHVFCGDDWGREQIGGLHYLPRYAQLESEGKLCFDGPVRGGAPVQRGSYLIRFHAVAPWSCATKPVGGFPQQSDPVQVVAIGTRAFVRCCDRSGREGGVYSAPDLGGGAWQVFCGTRNGTYGIATLYPTDARATCGE